One region of Paraburkholderia acidiphila genomic DNA includes:
- a CDS encoding alpha/beta fold hydrolase: MAVTHEMPQQSENAKALAVSVEQALPGPNPFVGLRPCDIFAAVQQIGAQALRQPALVMEQEMALAREMFSIVSGSSRTASPQGDKRFADTAWQDNPMYRMTLQGYLAWRDSLAGFVERSGLDANSRERAKFVVSLITDAASPTNTLLGNPAALKKVVDSGGMSLLDGFNNAVTDMLKNQGMPAQVNKTAFEVGKNLGTSKGSVVFRNELLELIQYSPTTQQVYSRPQLIVPPQINKFYIFDLSEGKSIVNYLLENELQVFVVSWRNPTAAQSHWDLDTYVSALIEAITAVREITGSEDINLHGACSGAMTISALLGHLAARGEKTVNATTLMVAVLDNTADSQLGLFATPEAVAAAKQHSISRGVLAGEEMGRVFAWMRPNDLVWNYWVNNYLLGNAPPAFDILYWNNDTTRLPAKFHGELLDIFTGNLFSKPGALTVLGTPIDLCQVNCDKYVVAGMTDHITPWKGVYNTARRFGGETRFVLSSSGHIQSLINPPGNPKAKYFLNPSLPANSDAWLDNAQAEKDSWWNNWRDWLVARSGEKRAAPAANGSKKHPAKASAPGAYVLQD, translated from the coding sequence GTTGGGCTGCGTCCCTGCGATATCTTCGCGGCCGTGCAGCAGATCGGCGCTCAGGCATTGCGGCAGCCCGCGCTGGTGATGGAGCAGGAAATGGCGCTGGCGCGCGAGATGTTCAGTATTGTTTCGGGCAGTTCCAGGACGGCTTCGCCACAAGGCGATAAACGCTTTGCAGATACGGCGTGGCAGGACAACCCGATGTATCGCATGACGCTGCAAGGCTATCTCGCGTGGCGCGACTCGCTTGCGGGTTTCGTGGAGCGCTCGGGTCTCGACGCGAATAGCCGGGAGCGCGCGAAGTTCGTGGTGTCGCTCATTACCGATGCGGCCTCTCCGACCAACACGCTGCTGGGCAACCCGGCTGCGCTCAAGAAGGTGGTCGATTCGGGCGGCATGAGTCTGCTGGACGGCTTCAACAATGCCGTGACGGACATGCTCAAGAATCAAGGCATGCCGGCGCAGGTGAACAAAACCGCATTTGAAGTGGGGAAGAACCTCGGGACTTCGAAGGGTTCGGTGGTGTTTCGCAATGAATTGCTGGAACTGATTCAGTACTCGCCCACGACGCAACAGGTCTATAGCCGCCCGCAGCTTATCGTGCCGCCGCAGATCAACAAGTTCTATATTTTCGATCTGTCCGAAGGCAAGAGCATCGTCAACTATCTGCTCGAAAACGAACTGCAGGTGTTCGTGGTCAGTTGGCGCAATCCGACCGCGGCGCAAAGCCATTGGGATCTCGATACGTACGTGAGCGCGCTGATCGAGGCCATTACTGCCGTGCGTGAAATCACCGGCAGCGAGGACATCAATCTGCACGGCGCATGTTCGGGCGCCATGACGATTTCGGCCTTGCTCGGCCACCTGGCGGCGCGCGGTGAGAAGACCGTCAACGCCACGACGCTGATGGTTGCCGTGCTCGACAATACGGCCGACTCCCAGTTGGGCCTCTTCGCGACGCCGGAGGCCGTGGCGGCCGCCAAGCAGCACAGTATTTCGCGCGGCGTGCTGGCCGGCGAAGAAATGGGCCGCGTGTTCGCGTGGATGCGCCCCAACGATCTGGTGTGGAATTACTGGGTCAACAACTATCTGCTCGGGAATGCGCCGCCGGCGTTCGACATCCTGTACTGGAACAACGACACGACCCGGTTGCCGGCGAAATTCCACGGCGAACTGCTCGATATCTTTACCGGGAATCTGTTCAGCAAGCCCGGCGCGCTGACGGTGCTGGGCACGCCCATCGACTTGTGCCAGGTGAATTGCGACAAGTACGTGGTGGCGGGCATGACCGACCACATCACGCCGTGGAAGGGCGTTTATAACACCGCACGGCGCTTTGGCGGCGAGACCCGTTTCGTGCTGAGTTCGAGCGGGCACATTCAGAGCCTGATTAATCCGCCCGGCAATCCGAAGGCGAAGTATTTCCTCAATCCCTCGTTGCCTGCCAATTCCGACGCGTGGCTGGACAACGCGCAGGCCGAGAAGGATTCGTGGTGGAACAACTGGCGCGACTGGCTCGTGGCCCGGTCTGGCGAGAAGCGTGCTGCGCCGGCAGCGAACGGCAGCAAGAAGCACCCGGCCAAGGCAAGCGCGCCAGGTGCATATGTTCTGCAAGACTAA